Within the Equus przewalskii isolate Varuska chromosome 1, EquPr2, whole genome shotgun sequence genome, the region GGAATGATTGCCTAAAGCCACCTCAGATCCTTTTTAGAGCAATTTaggatgtaaataaataaaaggaaaaagccgTGGTAGGAGAGGGATGTGGGAACAGAATTCTCAAAGATGAATGCTGTACAAGTAACTAAAGGTGGTTTTGTAATgctttatttccaaaatacaGGTATTTATTAGAACTGAAGGAAGATGATGATGCATGCAAAACAGCCCAGCAGACGGGAGCATTTTACCTCTTTCATAGCCTGGCTCCTTTGCTTCAGAAATCAGAACATCAGTACCTGGCCCCCCAGCATAGCCTATCAGGTAAGCCCAAAGCAGACCAGTAGAGTAGACCAGCCTGTAGCCTCTAAGCAGAATTCAGTCCATATTGAATCCTGAGAAGGATCCTCCGACTTTAAAGCCCAGATTTTTCAAACTGCTTCTGCCAATTAATTATTTAGTGTATGAACTTGAGTTGCCCAAATAGTATTTGGTGTGATGGTATGAACCACTACTGCCTTAACCAGAGGCCGGCAAAACTGCTGTCCAAATTGGAACCTGCCACCTGTTCTGTAAATAattggaatacagccacacttgtttatttatatattgtctatggctgcttttgcactacaatggcagagcagagtagttgtgacagagaccatatgactCAACAGCCTAAAATATTTTGCCAACCCCTACCTTAGACCAGTGATTTCCAGCCTCCATGGAGTTGCACACTGTTACACTGTTTAAGATTTGCATCATGACTTCATTTCTCCTAGAAGggtcaaaattaaaagtgaattaaaattaatttgttttgagAACTCTTTTAGGGTATATAACTAAAGATATCTAAGTCACTGGGATTTGGCATTCAAGATACTTTCAGTTTTATATGATATCACTATAAACTAACTTCTAAATACATTGTCAGTGAATTTCCTCCATTGGGTCAGATGTTGGAGTGCTTGCATAGGTAGTTCCTAGCAGTGCAGAAGAATATAAAGATGCCATCAGAAGGCACTAAACATTATTTAGAGCTTTAGCAATGTTATGTTGCATTATGAACAAACGTGAGTCTTTCATGCACAAGAGGACAGGTTTTCTCCCTATACGGCACTTGTCTTATACAGGCTGGGATCTCACATTAGTGTTCTACCCTGGCCCACTAAAGCAGCATACTCTGGAGACTAAATTATATAACCGATTTGGTCTCTACCATTTTAAGtgtgcctttttttcttcagtgcCATAAGTTAAATATCATGTAGCTTTCGAACTAAGGGATATGTTCCTTTCATGATAGAATCATAGAGTGTCACAGTGTTACACAGAAAGAATTCCTTCATTAGTCCAAACTCTTCAGATTGCTGCTGAGAAAGtggaggcctagagaggttaagtgattagACCAAGATTACATAGCTAATTAGCTACAGGGTAGCGACTGGGAGCCAGGTGTACCTAATTCGAGCTGAAGTAGATGATTTCCTTTAAGTCTACCATGGCTCTGGTGGTTTAATTaaaacacttctttttctttcttacctgTTTTATTTCTTAGAGTTGGAAAAGCTCCTGGCTAAGTTTGGACAGGACACACAAAGAATAGAAGATTCGGTGCTGCTTGGCTGCTCCGAAAAGCATGAAGCATGGTTTGCTCTGGATCTGGTTCTCAACAGCTCCTCTCCCATAAACGGTACATAACATTATTCCTAGTGGGGACTTTCCAATGGTTCTCAGACTTTGGGGCTTCacataatttcaaagaaaattttggGAATACAGAAAGGTTAtcaactttatatatatatatacattttaagttaggaaataaaaaaatactaccaTCTGGTATCATCCATCATTTACTAGAAAATAAAGGACATCTTAACGCTTTCTTTCTAAGGTAGGTGGTGGGTACACATATGCTTACTGTATTATTCTCTGtacttttatacattttatatatcttaaatatttcataggaaatgttttaaaattcatgacatcgttcttatttcttttatcaatacAGGTCAATAAACATGCTACCTTGGAGTAGCTCTGAGTCTTCAGGCTTGCATTTGGGAACCAGTTTGCTATAGGCTCATGGCTCCTGTCaggctttccttctctctttcagggTTGTAGGTGTAAATGTATGATGCTGCAATGAGGTTCAGGTAGGAGCTCAGAGGTCCCATTTCATCTCTTTTCCAAGGATAGTGTGTGGCTAGTGCAAAAGTTCTTTTTGCCCTGAAGAGGCTCTTGAGAAATACTATGGTCTaatgtttcccaaattttccTGAATATAGAAATCACCTGAtgcttgttaaaaaaataaaaatttctgggCCTCACTTACCTGCAGTTCAGAATCTCCAGGTAGGGGCTTGAGAacctgtgtattttttattttccctagtTGTCTTATTAGGTGAGTTTGGGAAACAGTGTCTAACAGGATATACTTGAGAGGGACCCTGAGGCAAAGTGTGACGTTTGTTTCATTTCAtcccttttctcattttctagcTTCCTTACAGAAACCTCAAATGGAGACAGAGCTCAAGGGGTCTTTCATTGAGCTAAGGAAGGCTCTCTTTCAGCTGAATGAGAAGGATGCCTCCTTACTATCCACGGTAGATTCTGATTTCTCAGTTCTGTAGGAAATTTAGTAAAGCAGTGTATAATGGGTGAATACATGCGTGCATAACACAAGGCTAGAGTGacatttgattccttttttgCAGATCATAGTCCTTCCTACAAACCTTGGCAGAAGGACAACGTGCTGTAGGGAGattacttcttcttctttctttcgcCCTTGGCAGGACTGCTGTCAGGACCATTTTCTCCTAAGGGCATGCAAATCTCTGGCAATGATCTATTAGcctcataaacatttttaaggacCCACAGCATGACATATGTCATCATGTTTTTCctatgagaaattattttatattgcttTAATGACTCGTCCTCACAGCTTTAGATTTTACTTGCTAAAGTGCTTTTGATTGTCCATTAACTTAAAGAGATAACCTCTGAacactttatttgcaaaaaaaattCCACCTTTATTGAGGAGCAGTATATGTTGGGGTGTTCAACTATAttggaaatgtttatttttaagctgGATCATAAGTAAATGGCTGTTcaatactttatatattatatattttgcaccttttttttgtttttaaagattttatttttttttcctttttctcgccaaagccccccggtacatagtcgcatattcttagttgtgggtccttctagttgtggcatgtgggacgccgcctcagcgtggtttgatgagcagtaccgtgtccgcgcccaggattcgaaccaacgaaacactgggccgcctgcagcggagtgtgcgaacttaaccactcggccacagggccagcccctatatattatatattttaaataattcataataCACTTAAAAGTAtgcttttattcatatttcagaCGCTAGAGGAATATGGTCAGatagtttccttattttaaagtttaaacagTTAATAACCATTTAAAATAGGTGAGCTGGAAAGGTATTGGCATTTCCCTTTGAGTTGCTCTAAATACTAGGCCCAGCTTGTTACAGATGAGCCCCACATTCTCCCCAATGAAACCAGGCCCATCTTTGTATTCCTAGGCTCAGGCTCTTCTCCGTTGGCATGATGCCCATCAGTTCTGCAGCAGAAGTGGGCAGCCCACCAAGAAGAATATGGCTGGCAGCAAGCGTGTGTGCCCTTCCAATAAGATCATCTATTATCCACAGGTAGGCATTGCTTTAAAAGGACAGTAATCTGTGAAGTGGATTACTGTGCACTATGTCCTGTGGATGGAAGCCTGAACAGTTAAAAGGCTTTCCTTAGTTATCTTTTCCTTCATCCCATTAACAGGCCCCAAAGCCCTAGTGTTTAAGTTTCCATCCCCTTTTCCTAGATGGCTCCCGTGGTGATCACTCTGGTGTCAGATGGGACTCAATGCCTGCTTGCTCGCCAGAGTTCCTTTCCCAAGGGAATGTATTCTGCCTTGGCAGGTTTTTGTGATATAGGTAAGGAGTTTAGGGCATGGAGGGATGATACTGGAGGACAAGAAAGCTTATCAATAGAAggtatttctttgtcttgctgcCACAGTGCTTGGAGTCTCAAGGACGTTGTTCTTTATCACGTCAAGAAAACTGCCTTctgtatgatgttaagcgaaataaaccggacagagaaagacaaatactgcatgatttcactcatatgtgcaagataaacaaacacacagataaagagaacagactagtggtgaccagagcgggagggagggaagcaaaaggggtaaaggggcacatatgtatggtgacggataaaaattagactattggtggtaagcacgatgcagtctatacagaaactgataaataataatgtacacttgaaactacacaatattataagccattatgacctcaataaaataactgaaaaaaccCCCACCAAAACTGCCTTCTGGTACTATAATTTTCCAATATATTTTAggcaaattttcaaatatacagcaTAGTTGAAAGAATTATACAGTGAACACCAATACACCTACCACCTagattctataattttttattacacTTACTTTATCACCTATCTATCCAttcctctatccatccatcaatctaCCATATTTTTGGATGCAGAGATTGCAGACACTGGTACACttctccctaaatatttcagcatgcatACTATTAGTtagaattcaaaatttatttacaggtttttttctcagtctcttgGGGTAAAACTTGCAAATGATGAAACATGGCATTAGAATTTTATTAAAGCTGGGGGCAACACTCGCCTCTCCCACTGCCACTCTTATTTTGCATTATAACTAACCTAGTAGGTTTAAGTATTGCAGTTCAACACCCAACTCCAGATTTGATTCCTATTGTTGTAAAGACTCGGAGATTTAGGGCTCTCCCAAGAGTATTTCATTGAAACTTTAGAGCCGGTTTGGTACTCCTTTCACAAATGGGCATCTGTATCACCCTTCCTGCTGCAGAGCTGTCCTGAATTAATCTGAGTGCTTGTAGGTGAAAGTCTGGAAGAGGCTGTCCGGCGAGAAGTTGCAGAAGAGGTGGGATTGGAGGTGGAAAGACTGCAGTACTCTGCATCCCAGCACTGGCCCTTTCCTAATAGCTCACTCATGATTGCCTGTCATGCAACTGTGAAACCAGGGCAAACAGAGGTAAGTTCTGATTCTTTCCTCATGCTGTGATATTTCCTTTGCCTCATCCAAGCTGGTCAGTAGGTACTTAGTAAGCCCCTGTCTAGTCCAGCATTGTCTATGCAGAGATGTTTAAGATATGATTTATACCCTTAAGGAACTTGCAATCTCATAAGGGAAACAAATAATCACTATGAAAATTGGTAGTGCCAAGATGATCACCATTCTTCCTTGTATATCTCTCAATCATGAGACAATTTATCTTTTATCATCAAGACTTAGAGATTCCTGCATAGAgtaagcacacaataaatatataaaatttaatgattGATTTCAGGATTGTCTTATTGCTTAAGTCAGCCAGGATGTTGGGGACTAATAACATAAAATCATAGCAACTTCTGGTTGAAAGGGACTTAGATATTGTCTTATCCAACCTCCTTTTGCTCTTCTGTAGCATCCCTGACAGAGGCTTTGTGGTCCCTATCTGCCAAAGTTTGTCTACTGTGTGTTTTGGTCTCTATAGAATGAATAATATCTAATCTGTCTCAGATTCCTGTGGCTGCAGTTTGCATTACTTTGCTTCTTGCAAAGAAGATACTAGGCTTTTGATTATCATTAATTAACCCTTATCCTTTAAAGAAGAgtaacatttgtttgtttgtttgtttgtgaggaagactggccctgagctaagatctgctgccaatcttcctcattctgcttgaggaagattagcttcaagccaacatctgtgccaatcttcctctactttgcacgTAGGAcaacgccacagcatggctttcacaagtgatgtgtaggtctgcacccaggatccaaacccatgaaccttgggccaaagcagagcacacaaactcaatcactatgccactgggccagccattgtctgttcttttttttttttttttgaggaagattagccctgagctaacatccactgccaatcctcctctttttgctgaggaagactggccctgagctaacatccatgcccaaggtcttcctctactttatatgtgggacgcctgccacaccatAGCTTGAcaagccgggatctgaaccagcaaaccctcggccgctgaagcagaacttgtgaacttaactgctgtgccaccaggctggaccctgcATGTTCTTTTTTAACTGAAAGTTATACCATCAATAGAGgcacaaagaaaaacaagtattattcataatatacCCCTCAATGTTAACCACTCTTAAATCTTAGTATTTATACTCCTAGGAttcttaaaatgttattattattttttttaactatttaaaaaatatatttaattcttatatCTTAATTATGCCTCCTTTGCTTCTGGGCAGTATCTAGAACTGAGTACCTCCCAGCCTGTAGCTCCCAAGTATTATCATCTAAGATTGCTCAGTTCTGGAACCATTTTCTCAAGTTTGGCCACATTATTCTAAATTTTGTAGTTCCTAACTGTACATCCTGTTTTTCCTTATGTCTTTCAGATCCAGGTGAACTTGAGAGAACTAGAGGCAGCTGCCTGGTTCAGTCACGATGAGGTGGCTACAGCCCTGAGGAGAAACAACCCATATACTCAGCAACAGAATGGGACTTTTCCATTCTGGTTGCCCCCCAAGTTAGCCATTGCTCACCAACTGATTAAGGAGTGGGTAGAAAAACCAACCTGTTCTGCCCTGCCTGCTTAATTCAGATCAGGCCACCTAGACTCCTCTCTCAGTATCCCAGATGGACATATCAGAGATAAGGAGCTAAAAGGGAGGTGACAAAAGGCCATCTTCAGGCCAACCTCATAATAAGGCAGAGAAGAAGGTGAGCCGCCTACAGCGAGACACCTCTACCAGCAGTGTTAATGAAATAAGTTCCTACTCATAGGCAATCAAAAATGCCAAAACTGATGAGATGACAATTGTCAAAATCAGAGGGAAGGCTGAAGCATTAGTTTAGATGTAGGTCTTTGttcatccatttctcctaggCCTTGGAAGCAGACATCTTTTGGCATGTGGCTTGTTAATACTAGGTTTATACTAACTGCCAAAATGTGCCTGGCATAATTTTGGTTAAAACTTTTATCTTAGTATTGAAAATATAGAGCAAATCTCAGCCCACTACTGAGTTACTTTTTATCCTCATAGAGTTAAGAAAAATAGCACaagataacattttttaattcatatacAGATAATTATTTTGTACATGGTAGTTAAATTAAAGTCATATTTCTTTAAGTCAGCTGAAGGGATGAGGAAAATGGGAGCTAAGGCCTTCATCAGAGTACTCTATAATATATCAGAGGCAATGATGTTCTGTTGAGGTAACTGCATCCCAGTGGGGCTCAAGATGGGAAGGTTTTTTTTGCAGTTACTTGCTCAGTTTGTGACCCAAGGAAAAGATGATCATTTTGCCATGCCTGTTTTCCTAAGTAAAATGGTTGCTGCATTTGCACATCCAGTAAGTGTTGTAACTTCAACTAAGGGATTAGTGAGGATGAACCATTTTTTGAGTTTTATGGGATAAACTAAATTTAGGATTTGTCATCATTTATATATGCCATCCTATACCTTGTCATGGGGAGAAAaattatctgaaggaaataaaataaatttccacaCTTTCATTCAGATGTATTTTTCTGTCTTATGAAGTTAGGAATTTGTGGAAAGTAAGAATTTAaggtgggaggagaaaagaaatccttTTATTAGTGTGACAAACGTCAAAGTTCAGGTTCTAAGTCTGTGGAACGACTGAAGCAATGTGCAGAAGAAATATGGTTAGAGGTCTGTTTGAAAAGAGGAATGGCTGGGGAAAGAGTCATATCTTCAGATGATTTTAAAGACACAAGTGTCAGAGACCCTAAGATTATTTACACATCAAAGTCCCACAGGACTAAGGAAAAGAGATTCTAGAACTAGAAAAGTTGAAGCACTGAATTTCCTCTTGATCCCAAAAGGTCATTGCTCTCCCCATTGCCAGCAAACCATCATTGCTTTGGGGAAATCAAAAGTGCCGTCAGCAGGAAATGTTGAGGGATAATGTGTGATGGGACTTGATTGTCCTCTTAGATTGGCAGCTTGCCCTGACCTGAGCTGAACCCAGCATGTAGAAGGGAAAACACTCTTGAAAGAGAGGACCTGAGATTTCTTCATATCTTGCAGTTAGAAGAAAACAGTTCAGGGTCCAGGTGAATTACTATCtcccaatcttctctctctctatgtggGTGTGTTTGTGAGCACATGTGTACACATCCCCAGTCTGAAAATACTGGTGGAAAGGGGAGTGTGCAGGACTCCTGGTTATGAGTTTCCCAGACATACCATGGGGTAACTGTTTGCTTTCGGATTAATGTgttgttttggaaaagaaaagatggaagtgGCTAACGGGAGGATCTGCAGCACTGAGTTCTGTTTCCCAACAGTGAGTGGAACGAGGGCTTTACTTCTCAGGACTCCAAGGGCTTCTGAAAGCTGAGGCAAAAGGGTTAGGGCTGGGGTACCGAAAAATGAcatataaataagagaaaatttggTACAGGGCTTATCTGGCTTCAGAATATTTATGTGGCAATGAATTGTGAAGGTGCTAAGGATAAAAAGAACCCACTGGGTCCATGAAGTAgaatagtaaaaataagtaaaatgttcaAACAAAT harbors:
- the NUDT13 gene encoding NAD(P)H pyrophosphatase NUDT13, mitochondrial isoform X1, whose amino-acid sequence is MSLYCGIACRRKSLWCYRLLSTYVTKTRYLLELKEDDDACKTAQQTGAFYLFHSLAPLLQKSEHQYLAPQHSLSELEKLLAKFGQDTQRIEDSVLLGCSEKHEAWFALDLVLNSSSPINASLQKPQMETELKGSFIELRKALFQLNEKDASLLSTAQALLRWHDAHQFCSRSGQPTKKNMAGSKRVCPSNKIIYYPQMAPVVITLVSDGTQCLLARQSSFPKGMYSALAGFCDIGESLEEAVRREVAEEVGLEVERLQYSASQHWPFPNSSLMIACHATVKPGQTEIQVNLRELEAAAWFSHDEVATALRRNNPYTQQQNGTFPFWLPPKLAIAHQLIKEWVEKPTCSALPA
- the NUDT13 gene encoding NAD(P)H pyrophosphatase NUDT13, mitochondrial isoform X2 — protein: MSLYCGIACRRKSLWCYRLLSTYVTKTRYLLELKEDDDACKTAQQTGAFYLFHSLAPLLQKSEHQYLAPQHSLSELEKLLAKFGQDTQRIEDSVLLGCSEKHEAWFALDLVLNSSSPINASLQKPQMETELKGSFIELRKALFQLNEKDASLLSTAQALLRWHDAHQFCSRSGQPTKKNMAGSKRVCPSNKIIYYPQVKVWKRLSGEKLQKRWDWRWKDCSTLHPSTGPFLIAHS
- the NUDT13 gene encoding NAD(P)H pyrophosphatase NUDT13, mitochondrial isoform X3; amino-acid sequence: MAGSKRVCPSNKIIYYPQMAPVVITLVSDGTQCLLARQSSFPKGMYSALAGFCDIGESLEEAVRREVAEEVGLEVERLQYSASQHWPFPNSSLMIACHATVKPGQTEIQVNLRELEAAAWFSHDEVATALRRNNPYTQQQNGTFPFWLPPKLAIAHQLIKEWVEKPTCSALPA